One Maribacter cobaltidurans genomic window carries:
- a CDS encoding VPS10 domain-containing protein has product MKEILTKLLLVSFIIISPNCFGQDASNTKSQAEIIPVSFYEGLEWRNIGPARGGRSLGSAGSPSRPNEYYFGATGGGLWKTTDGGNVWKPVTDGQINSSSVGAVAVAETNPDIVYIGMGEVQLRGSITQGDGVYKSTDAGETWKHLGLEETQAIARIRIHPTNADIVYVAALGHPYGDNEERGVFKSVDGGESWKKVLYISPKAGAVDMIIDRNNPDVLYASTWQVQRKAWKMWGGGPDCKLWKSTDGGETWTDLTKNPGMPEGPIGKIGVTVSPADSNRVWAIVEANEGGVFRSDDAGKTWERTNDERKLRQRAFYYSRIYADPIDKETVYGLNVDFWKSTDGGKTFDTEIEVPHGDNHDLWIDPNDPNRMISSNDGGGIVSINGGKTWTEEDYVTTQLYHVMATSDVPYHVAGAQQDNSTVAVPSDGWDHMQARGPNHGWYYAVGGGESGWITQHPENPDIFYAGSQGALLTRYDRSNGQSRDIQVYPRFFSGEPASALPERWQWTFPIMFAPQDSNVMYTCSQHVWKTTDDGQSWEKISPDLTYADPSTLDKTGGVITMDMNGPEIYATVFALAPSNHDINTIWAGSDDGKIHITRDGGKNWEDITPEGLPKFSRVSIIDESVHNPGTLYVAANRYQVDDRQPYVFKTHDYGKTWTKIINGISDGHFARAVREDPVREGLLFLATEHGVYFSLNDGELWQSLQLKLPDTPVRDLVVKDNDVVLGTHGRGFWILDDIQPLRQYAPEMKEQDAVLFQPENAIRGVTKANVQYYLKSQLDTITFEIYDAKDNLVDSFSGSKPEYKEDPNIPSWQRGGSTKPTTAQGLNTFTWDLRYPGATTFDGMIIWSARPARGPKAPLGTYKVKMKTGDYEKTYSFNVEIDPNLKGITKEDLDEQFELANKIMNKTSDANKAVIKIREMKSYLEDNKSKFTSREYARTVVPFMEKLSEVEEELYQVKNQSGQDPLNFPIKLNNRLASLRRSVESGEARPTDGAYKVYEELSADLKVQLDKLNKIVSNDKPKVNKLLADKGLKELE; this is encoded by the coding sequence ATGAAAGAAATATTGACCAAATTACTATTAGTAAGTTTTATCATCATCTCACCAAATTGCTTTGGACAGGATGCATCAAATACAAAATCTCAAGCAGAAATTATTCCCGTTTCATTTTATGAAGGACTGGAATGGCGGAACATTGGTCCCGCACGTGGTGGACGTTCCCTAGGCTCGGCCGGTAGTCCAAGCAGACCCAACGAATATTATTTTGGAGCTACCGGTGGAGGATTGTGGAAAACTACTGACGGCGGCAATGTATGGAAACCTGTTACGGATGGCCAAATTAACAGTTCGTCCGTGGGTGCCGTAGCTGTAGCGGAGACCAACCCAGACATCGTATATATTGGAATGGGTGAGGTACAGCTGAGGGGAAGTATTACACAAGGGGATGGTGTATATAAATCAACAGATGCCGGTGAAACTTGGAAGCATTTGGGTTTGGAGGAAACTCAGGCCATTGCTAGAATCCGGATTCATCCTACAAATGCAGACATTGTTTATGTGGCCGCTCTGGGACATCCTTATGGTGACAATGAAGAACGTGGGGTATTTAAAAGTGTCGATGGAGGTGAGTCTTGGAAAAAAGTATTATATATAAGCCCAAAAGCAGGTGCCGTAGATATGATAATCGATAGAAACAATCCAGATGTACTCTATGCCAGCACTTGGCAGGTACAAAGAAAAGCTTGGAAAATGTGGGGTGGTGGACCGGATTGTAAATTATGGAAATCTACCGATGGAGGAGAAACTTGGACCGATTTGACCAAAAACCCTGGTATGCCAGAAGGTCCTATTGGTAAAATTGGTGTTACGGTTTCCCCTGCTGACTCCAATCGTGTATGGGCCATTGTTGAAGCCAATGAAGGAGGAGTCTTTAGATCCGATGATGCAGGTAAAACCTGGGAGCGTACCAATGATGAGCGTAAACTTAGACAACGCGCCTTTTACTATTCCAGAATTTATGCTGACCCTATAGACAAAGAAACCGTGTACGGCCTCAATGTGGATTTTTGGAAGTCTACTGATGGTGGAAAAACCTTTGATACAGAAATAGAAGTACCTCACGGTGACAACCACGATCTTTGGATCGACCCAAATGACCCTAATCGGATGATATCTTCCAACGATGGTGGGGGAATCGTTAGTATCAACGGAGGAAAGACCTGGACGGAAGAAGACTATGTAACTACACAATTGTACCATGTTATGGCCACCAGTGATGTACCCTATCATGTGGCGGGTGCCCAGCAAGATAATAGTACGGTGGCCGTACCAAGTGATGGATGGGACCATATGCAGGCCCGCGGTCCCAATCATGGGTGGTATTATGCCGTAGGTGGTGGGGAAAGTGGTTGGATAACACAACATCCTGAAAATCCGGATATTTTTTATGCAGGCAGCCAAGGGGCCTTGCTGACTAGATATGACAGAAGCAATGGGCAATCACGGGACATACAGGTATACCCAAGATTTTTTTCTGGAGAACCGGCAAGTGCCTTGCCGGAACGTTGGCAATGGACCTTCCCCATTATGTTTGCCCCTCAGGATTCTAACGTAATGTATACGTGTTCCCAACATGTTTGGAAAACAACGGACGACGGCCAGTCATGGGAAAAAATCAGTCCAGACCTTACCTATGCGGACCCTTCCACACTTGATAAAACCGGAGGTGTTATTACGATGGACATGAACGGACCTGAGATTTATGCCACGGTGTTCGCTCTTGCCCCATCAAATCATGACATCAATACCATTTGGGCCGGTTCTGACGATGGTAAAATACATATCACCAGGGATGGCGGCAAAAATTGGGAGGATATTACCCCAGAGGGTTTGCCAAAATTTTCGAGGGTAAGTATTATTGATGAGTCGGTTCATAACCCGGGAACCTTATATGTTGCGGCCAACCGATATCAGGTGGACGATAGACAGCCCTATGTTTTTAAAACCCATGATTACGGAAAAACATGGACCAAAATTATAAATGGCATTTCCGACGGACATTTTGCAAGGGCCGTTAGGGAAGATCCGGTAAGGGAAGGCCTATTGTTCCTAGCTACCGAGCATGGTGTCTATTTTTCCCTGAATGATGGTGAACTATGGCAAAGTCTTCAACTGAAACTGCCGGATACACCGGTTAGGGATTTGGTCGTTAAAGACAACGATGTAGTTCTTGGCACTCATGGACGCGGTTTTTGGATATTGGACGATATACAACCTTTAAGACAGTATGCTCCTGAAATGAAAGAACAGGATGCCGTTCTTTTTCAACCTGAAAATGCTATCAGGGGAGTTACCAAAGCTAATGTTCAATACTATTTAAAGAGTCAGTTGGATACCATTACATTCGAAATTTATGATGCCAAGGATAATTTGGTAGATAGCTTTTCGGGAAGTAAGCCAGAATATAAGGAAGACCCCAACATTCCAAGTTGGCAAAGGGGCGGTTCCACCAAGCCAACTACCGCACAGGGTTTAAATACGTTTACTTGGGATTTACGATACCCGGGGGCTACCACATTTGATGGAATGATCATTTGGAGCGCCAGACCAGCAAGAGGACCAAAAGCACCATTGGGTACCTACAAGGTGAAAATGAAGACAGGGGATTATGAAAAAACATATTCCTTCAACGTTGAAATAGATCCCAATTTAAAGGGTATTACCAAAGAAGATTTGGATGAGCAGTTTGAACTGGCCAATAAGATAATGAACAAAACCAGCGATGCGAACAAGGCGGTTATTAAAATTCGGGAAATGAAATCATACCTTGAAGACAACAAATCGAAATTCACATCGAGGGAATATGCTAGAACCGTAGTTCCATTTATGGAAAAATTATCCGAAGTGGAGGAGGAACTGTATCAGGTAAAAAACCAGTCCGGCCAAGACCCGTTAAATTTCCCTATAAAGTTGAACAATAGATTGGCCTCGTTAAGGAGAAGTGTAGAGTCTGGGGAAGCCAGACCAACCGATGGCGCTTACAAGGTATACGAAGAATTATCGGCTGATCTTAAAGTACAATTGGATAAATTGAACAAAATAGTATCGAACGACAAACCCAAGGTCAATAAACTTTTAGCTGATAAGGGATTAAAAGAACTGGAATAA
- a CDS encoding c-type cytochrome, with the protein MKNHFIRFIAILAIVAMTNACNTETKNETTNQASEIKFNIPEGFTLEEIYHPSNNGQGSWVALAQADNDQIYACDQYGNIYQFNAPKIGETLSSKNVIPLELEIGEAHGLLWAFNSLYVAVNKNWDDEIPDEEERGSGIYRITDADNDGALDSITMLLKLDGAGEHGPHSFVLSPDGTEIYFIAGNHTLIPETVKENSLLPTNWDEDNLFPPYLDARGHANDIKAPGGWIVKFNEDGTDWELISAGYRNPFDMAFNNDGELFAYDADMEWDIGMPWYRPTRINHVTSGSEYGWRTGSGKWPAYYPDNLPAVHNLEQGSPTAVLSASTLNFPSEYKNGLFVMDWSFGTVYFIDLKPNGSSYTAEREEFLSGTPLPLTDMIAGHDGNLYFATGGRRLDSHLYRLRYTGAESTAVLAKSEADKSKRNLRKQLEQFHKATGPEGVTLAWQHLNEPDRFLRYAARVVLEHQPVNSWLKNYTNETDAVKIIEASIALTHQGDKKLQPLILNKLQQIDINALPAEKQMDLLRAYSLNFIRMGPPSKNEGAAIIDKLNPLFPNSNNSISKELGQILLYLNADGIIEKLVQQLEYHTENKTVTEGVEMLSEEASLRSEQYGPLIRDVIEKMPPSEAIYYGMLLSNAKEGWTKDLRKRYFLWYYDVLAANGGMSFKAYMENVRQRAMNNVPDDQRPYFEEISGSYSPTSVMEDLPQPIGPGGNYTGGDMGDIVWGDDGLNNYKGTIEDGKRAFAAATCILCHRIRGEGGATGPDLTQAHTKFGTYDLLFAIYSPNDEISDQYANTLFHLENGNKIAGRIKSETEEEVVLMPNPFNETYTTTLNKKEITKRELSPISPMPSGLLNHLGKKEIVDLIAYINAGGDENHELYTESKEK; encoded by the coding sequence ATGAAAAATCATTTTATTCGGTTCATCGCAATATTGGCAATAGTTGCGATGACTAATGCTTGTAACACCGAAACCAAGAACGAAACAACCAACCAAGCCTCTGAGATCAAATTTAATATTCCCGAAGGGTTTACCTTGGAGGAAATATATCATCCAAGCAACAATGGGCAGGGTTCATGGGTAGCGTTAGCGCAAGCGGATAATGATCAAATATACGCCTGTGATCAATATGGTAACATCTACCAATTCAACGCACCCAAAATTGGAGAAACACTGTCATCAAAAAATGTAATTCCTTTAGAACTTGAAATTGGTGAAGCTCATGGACTTCTATGGGCCTTTAACAGCCTTTATGTAGCTGTGAACAAAAATTGGGATGACGAAATACCAGATGAGGAAGAAAGAGGAAGTGGTATTTATAGGATTACCGATGCTGATAATGATGGTGCTCTTGACAGCATAACGATGTTGTTAAAACTTGATGGCGCCGGAGAACACGGACCGCATAGTTTTGTTCTATCGCCAGACGGTACGGAAATTTATTTTATTGCCGGAAATCATACTCTAATTCCAGAAACCGTAAAGGAGAATAGCCTTTTGCCTACTAACTGGGATGAGGATAACCTTTTTCCTCCATATCTAGATGCCAGAGGTCATGCCAACGATATAAAAGCACCGGGAGGCTGGATTGTCAAATTCAATGAAGACGGTACCGATTGGGAGTTGATTTCGGCCGGGTATCGAAACCCCTTCGATATGGCTTTTAATAATGACGGGGAACTTTTTGCCTATGACGCAGATATGGAATGGGATATAGGTATGCCATGGTACCGCCCTACACGTATTAATCATGTTACAAGTGGCAGCGAATATGGTTGGCGCACCGGATCTGGAAAATGGCCTGCCTATTATCCGGATAATCTTCCCGCGGTTCATAATTTGGAACAGGGATCACCTACTGCAGTACTTTCGGCGTCTACACTAAATTTCCCATCCGAATATAAAAATGGTCTTTTCGTTATGGATTGGAGTTTTGGTACGGTGTATTTTATCGATTTAAAACCGAACGGAAGTTCTTACACGGCCGAAAGGGAAGAATTCTTATCGGGAACTCCCCTACCCTTAACAGATATGATTGCTGGGCATGATGGCAATCTTTACTTTGCTACTGGAGGTCGACGATTGGATTCACACCTATATCGCTTGAGATATACAGGCGCAGAGAGCACTGCCGTCCTTGCAAAAAGCGAAGCCGATAAATCCAAAAGAAATCTGCGCAAGCAATTGGAACAATTTCATAAAGCCACAGGTCCAGAAGGGGTAACATTGGCTTGGCAGCATTTGAACGAACCCGATCGTTTTTTACGCTATGCCGCTAGAGTTGTATTGGAACATCAGCCTGTAAATAGCTGGTTAAAGAATTATACCAATGAAACGGATGCCGTAAAAATCATTGAGGCTAGTATCGCTCTAACCCATCAAGGGGATAAAAAATTACAACCACTTATTTTAAATAAGCTTCAACAAATAGACATCAATGCATTGCCAGCAGAAAAGCAAATGGACCTTTTACGCGCTTATTCCTTGAATTTTATACGTATGGGACCTCCCTCTAAAAATGAAGGAGCTGCAATTATTGATAAACTGAACCCGCTATTTCCAAATTCGAACAATTCAATTTCCAAAGAACTTGGACAAATTTTGTTGTACTTAAATGCTGATGGAATTATCGAAAAACTGGTGCAACAACTTGAATACCACACCGAAAACAAAACAGTAACCGAAGGGGTTGAAATGCTTTCGGAAGAAGCTTCATTACGAAGTGAGCAATACGGACCATTAATTAGGGACGTTATCGAAAAAATGCCACCGAGCGAGGCTATTTACTATGGGATGCTTTTGAGCAATGCAAAAGAGGGTTGGACCAAAGATTTGCGCAAACGTTACTTTCTTTGGTACTACGATGTATTGGCCGCTAATGGAGGTATGAGTTTTAAGGCCTATATGGAAAATGTTCGCCAAAGGGCCATGAATAACGTACCTGATGACCAGCGTCCCTATTTTGAGGAAATTTCAGGCTCCTATTCCCCAACCAGTGTCATGGAAGACCTACCCCAACCTATTGGACCCGGAGGAAACTATACGGGCGGTGACATGGGAGATATTGTTTGGGGCGATGATGGACTCAATAATTACAAAGGTACTATTGAAGACGGTAAAAGGGCTTTTGCGGCAGCCACCTGTATTCTTTGCCATAGAATTAGAGGCGAGGGCGGAGCGACAGGCCCAGACTTAACACAAGCACATACCAAATTTGGAACTTATGACCTTTTATTCGCCATTTACAGTCCCAACGACGAAATTTCGGATCAATATGCCAATACCTTATTCCACCTTGAAAACGGAAATAAAATTGCCGGTAGAATAAAATCCGAAACGGAGGAAGAAGTTGTTCTAATGCCCAATCCATTTAACGAAACGTACACGACTACCCTTAACAAGAAAGAGATAACAAAAAGGGAATTATCCCCAATTTCTCCTATGCCATCAGGACTATTAAATCACTTGGGCAAAAAAGAAATAGTAGATTTAATTGCGTATATAAATGCTGGTGGCGACGAAAACCATGAGCTTTATACGGAATCAAAAGAAAAATAA
- a CDS encoding tRNA (cytidine(34)-2'-O)-methyltransferase, translating to MALHIVLIEPEIHTNTGNIGRLALATGCKLHLVKPYGFEITDKRLKRAGLDYWQHLDIQEYENQKEFFESHKEEKMMFFSSHGSKDYWDAVYTENTFLIFGKESSGLSNEILEKHTHEIFKIPLYSPHVRSLNLANAVAITVYEGLRQLH from the coding sequence ATGGCACTTCATATTGTTCTTATTGAGCCCGAAATCCATACCAATACTGGAAATATAGGAAGACTTGCCTTGGCTACTGGCTGTAAACTTCACTTGGTTAAACCCTACGGGTTTGAAATTACCGATAAACGATTGAAAAGGGCCGGCCTTGATTATTGGCAGCATCTCGATATACAAGAGTATGAAAATCAGAAGGAATTTTTTGAATCGCATAAAGAGGAAAAAATGATGTTTTTTTCCTCCCACGGTTCAAAAGACTATTGGGATGCGGTTTACACAGAAAATACATTTCTCATTTTTGGTAAGGAATCTAGTGGGCTTTCCAATGAAATTTTGGAAAAACATACGCATGAAATTTTCAAAATCCCACTTTATAGTCCTCATGTAAGGAGCTTAAATTTAGCAAATGCAGTTGCCATTACGGTATATGAAGGTCTAAGACAATTACATTAA
- a CDS encoding VF530 family protein, producing MTQKNNPLHSVKLVTILEHLTQVYTWEELSTEININCFNNDPSIKSSLKFLRRTPWARKKVENLYLKSLS from the coding sequence GTGACTCAGAAAAATAATCCCCTTCACAGCGTAAAATTGGTTACAATCTTGGAACACCTTACCCAAGTGTACACATGGGAAGAATTGTCAACTGAAATAAACATCAATTGTTTTAATAACGATCCTTCTATTAAATCCAGTTTAAAGTTTCTTAGAAGAACGCCTTGGGCTAGAAAAAAAGTTGAAAACCTCTATTTAAAAAGCTTGAGTTAA
- the pulA gene encoding type I pullulanase, with product MKLFSILLISTVLIISCNPKIDLKNYDAYPTAYNVNLWPHYTKDATDFKLWAPTAEEVKLNLYSTGNDADLLETHQLTHNKNGVWNIKIKGDLNGTYYTFQVKIGKTWLNETPGIYAKAVGVNGNKAMVLDMKTTNPLGWENDEGPTLETPNKAIIYELHVRDMTIHPQSGVKHKGKFLCLVEQGAKGPEGIKKGIDHLKDLGITHVHLLPSFDHYSIDETNLDTPQFNWGYDPKNYNVPEGSYSTDPYNAEVRIKEFKQMVKSFHDNGIGVILDVVYNHTGKTEESLFNQEVPGYYYRHNEDGSYSDAAACGNETASERSMMRKFMLESLLYWTQEYHIDGFRFDLMGIHDVDTMNEIAQEIKKVNPDALLYGEGWTAKDSPLPEEKRALKKHMQQLQQIAAFSDDIRDGLKGSVFDDMDTGFVSGARGKEESIKFGVIGGIQHSQINYDSINYSKAPWAKEPWQSISYTSCHDNHTLFDKLMISKPDSSEEEIKAMHKLANAIVLTSQGIPFLHAGVEFLRSKNGEHNSYNLPDSVNQIDWNQKVKNMDVFNYYKNLISLRKKHPAFSISNGNEVQEHLKFQTVKNGVISFSLDNNANDDSWKEILVIYNANQYPYRYTFKDTYHLSVFKDDFDFEGQKIIKDFIDVPAISMAIAFKK from the coding sequence ATGAAGTTATTTTCAATTCTTCTAATTTCAACTGTATTGATTATTTCCTGTAATCCAAAAATCGATTTAAAAAACTACGACGCCTACCCCACTGCCTACAACGTAAACCTTTGGCCCCACTATACAAAGGACGCTACCGATTTCAAATTATGGGCACCAACGGCTGAAGAGGTAAAACTAAATTTATACTCCACGGGCAACGACGCGGATCTATTGGAAACCCATCAACTAACTCACAATAAAAACGGTGTTTGGAACATTAAAATTAAAGGTGATTTAAATGGCACCTATTACACGTTTCAAGTAAAAATTGGAAAAACTTGGCTAAACGAAACCCCCGGTATTTACGCCAAGGCCGTTGGGGTAAATGGAAATAAGGCCATGGTCTTGGATATGAAAACCACAAACCCTTTAGGTTGGGAAAATGACGAAGGGCCCACCTTGGAGACACCTAATAAGGCAATAATCTATGAATTGCATGTAAGGGACATGACCATTCATCCTCAATCTGGAGTTAAACATAAGGGGAAATTTTTGTGCTTGGTAGAGCAAGGCGCCAAAGGTCCAGAGGGTATCAAAAAAGGTATAGACCATTTAAAAGACCTAGGTATCACCCACGTACATTTGCTACCCTCCTTTGACCATTATTCCATTGACGAAACAAATTTGGATACTCCCCAATTTAATTGGGGATATGACCCTAAAAATTACAATGTACCGGAAGGTTCTTATTCGACCGATCCTTATAATGCCGAAGTGAGAATAAAGGAATTCAAACAAATGGTAAAATCCTTTCACGATAATGGTATTGGGGTGATTCTCGATGTGGTTTATAACCATACCGGTAAAACGGAGGAATCACTTTTTAATCAGGAAGTACCAGGATATTATTATCGGCATAACGAAGATGGCAGCTATTCCGATGCGGCCGCCTGTGGCAACGAAACGGCATCGGAAAGGTCTATGATGAGAAAGTTTATGCTGGAATCGCTTTTATATTGGACCCAGGAATATCATATAGACGGATTTCGATTCGATCTAATGGGTATCCACGATGTGGATACCATGAACGAGATTGCCCAAGAAATCAAAAAAGTCAATCCCGATGCCCTATTATATGGTGAAGGTTGGACAGCAAAAGACTCTCCTCTGCCGGAGGAAAAAAGAGCTTTGAAAAAGCATATGCAGCAACTTCAACAAATTGCAGCGTTCAGTGACGATATTAGGGACGGACTAAAAGGTTCCGTTTTTGATGATATGGATACCGGGTTCGTAAGCGGTGCTAGGGGTAAGGAAGAATCTATCAAATTCGGGGTTATTGGTGGCATTCAACATTCTCAAATCAACTATGACAGTATAAATTATTCCAAGGCGCCTTGGGCCAAAGAACCTTGGCAATCCATTTCCTATACTTCTTGCCATGATAATCATACGTTGTTCGACAAATTGATGATTTCAAAACCAGATTCCAGCGAGGAAGAAATAAAAGCCATGCATAAACTCGCCAATGCCATTGTATTAACTTCCCAAGGCATTCCATTCCTACATGCAGGCGTGGAGTTTTTAAGGTCTAAAAATGGAGAACATAACTCATATAATCTTCCGGATAGTGTTAATCAAATTGACTGGAACCAAAAAGTAAAAAACATGGATGTTTTTAACTATTACAAAAATCTGATATCCCTAAGAAAAAAGCACCCAGCATTCTCCATATCGAATGGCAATGAGGTTCAAGAACATCTAAAATTTCAAACCGTAAAAAATGGGGTTATTTCATTTAGTTTGGACAATAATGCCAACGATGATTCTTGGAAGGAAATTTTAGTCATTTACAATGCAAACCAATATCCTTACAGATATACATTTAAGGACACATATCACCTATCCGTTTTTAAGGATGATTTTGACTTTGAAGGTCAAAAAATAATCAAGGATTTTATAGACGTCCCAGCTATTTCCATGGCAATAGCTTTTAAAAAGTAA
- a CDS encoding sigma-70 family RNA polymerase sigma factor, translated as MRQLKITKQVTNRETASLDKYLQEIGKVDLITADEEVELAQRIKAGDQIALEKLTKANLRFVVSVAKQYQNQGLTLPDLINEGNLGLIKAAQRFDETRGFKFISYAVWWIRQSILQALAEQSRIVRLPLNKIGSINKINKTFAFLEQAHERIPSAEEIAKELDMTVEDVKQSLKNSGRHVSMDAPLIDGEDSNLYDVLRSGESPNPDKELLHESLRTEIERALETLTPREADVIRLYFGLAGQHSMTLEEIGETFDLTRERVRQIKEKAIRRLKHTSRSKILKTYLG; from the coding sequence ATGAGACAGCTTAAGATTACAAAACAGGTCACCAATAGGGAGACCGCATCCTTGGACAAGTACTTGCAAGAAATTGGAAAAGTAGACTTGATTACCGCTGATGAAGAAGTAGAGTTGGCACAACGCATCAAGGCAGGCGACCAGATCGCTCTTGAAAAACTAACAAAGGCCAACCTTAGATTCGTGGTATCCGTTGCTAAGCAGTACCAAAACCAAGGTCTTACTTTACCGGATTTGATTAACGAGGGAAACCTTGGTCTGATCAAAGCTGCACAGCGTTTTGACGAAACGCGGGGATTTAAGTTTATCTCCTACGCCGTATGGTGGATCCGTCAATCTATATTACAGGCATTGGCAGAACAGTCTCGAATTGTTCGCTTGCCATTGAACAAAATTGGATCTATTAACAAGATCAACAAAACCTTTGCTTTCTTGGAGCAGGCACACGAACGTATTCCATCCGCAGAGGAAATTGCCAAGGAATTGGATATGACCGTTGAGGACGTAAAACAATCCTTGAAAAACTCCGGTCGCCACGTATCTATGGATGCACCTTTGATCGATGGTGAAGATTCCAACCTTTACGATGTATTGCGTAGTGGCGAGTCTCCAAACCCAGATAAGGAATTGTTACACGAATCCTTACGTACTGAAATAGAGCGTGCCCTTGAAACACTTACCCCAAGAGAGGCAGATGTCATTAGATTGTATTTTGGACTTGCGGGTCAACATTCCATGACTTTAGAGGAAATAGGAGAAACTTTTGACCTGACTAGGGAAAGGGTAAGACAAATTAAGGAAAAAGCCATTCGTAGGCTAAAACATACATCTAGAAGTAAGATACTAAAGACATATCTAGGCTAA